A region from the Polyangiaceae bacterium genome encodes:
- a CDS encoding choice-of-anchor L domain-containing protein — protein MRKTFLFGMGSVLVAGAVVLVACSSTDGGNAGLGSGGSGAGASGGTGNFGGFGNTGNAGGGAATGGTPGIIDAGPGKEGGGGGGTTCDSGPDEDKDQDGFSVNQGDCNDCDANVNPGAIDVYDDGGDGGAPKWGDEDCSGTPGDSAAVDCDDGIALNDPDPVNAAKSIELCKQTTQADKSWGVISANWVRADGTPYGTPTPAMGIEDAWGPNVNTQAGKRMLVLSSGHARLPGQADSCGTLTCYNNGAGTAPPGFPQDVPSCTGDTDINDDVGLEVKLRAPTNATGYAFNFRFYSFEYPEWVCTSFNDQFIALVNPAPQGSINGNICFDSQNNPVSVNVGFFDVCQGCPAGTAELQGTGFDTWDDAGATVWLESQAPVTGGQEVTIRFTIWDTGDQAWDSTALIDNFHWIANGGTVAVGTKPIPTPR, from the coding sequence ATGCGCAAGACTTTCTTGTTCGGAATGGGCTCGGTTCTGGTGGCGGGGGCCGTGGTGTTGGTGGCCTGCAGCTCCACGGACGGTGGCAATGCCGGACTCGGAAGCGGCGGCTCTGGAGCGGGGGCGAGCGGCGGAACAGGCAATTTCGGCGGCTTCGGCAACACCGGCAATGCTGGTGGTGGAGCGGCCACCGGCGGCACGCCGGGGATCATCGACGCCGGGCCGGGGAAAGAAGGCGGCGGGGGTGGAGGCACTACCTGTGACTCCGGTCCGGATGAGGACAAGGACCAGGACGGCTTCAGCGTCAATCAAGGGGATTGCAACGACTGCGACGCCAACGTGAACCCCGGCGCCATCGACGTCTACGACGATGGCGGCGACGGCGGCGCGCCCAAGTGGGGAGACGAGGACTGCAGCGGCACGCCGGGAGATTCCGCAGCCGTCGACTGTGACGACGGCATTGCGCTGAACGATCCCGATCCGGTGAACGCCGCCAAGTCCATCGAGCTGTGCAAGCAGACCACGCAGGCAGACAAGAGCTGGGGCGTGATCTCCGCGAATTGGGTGCGGGCGGATGGCACGCCGTATGGCACGCCCACCCCAGCCATGGGCATCGAGGATGCCTGGGGGCCAAACGTGAACACCCAGGCCGGCAAGCGCATGTTGGTGCTATCCAGCGGTCACGCGCGACTGCCAGGTCAGGCGGACTCGTGCGGAACGCTCACCTGCTACAACAACGGTGCAGGAACCGCGCCGCCTGGCTTCCCGCAGGACGTACCCAGTTGTACGGGTGATACGGACATCAACGATGACGTCGGCTTGGAGGTGAAGCTGCGAGCCCCCACCAACGCCACCGGCTACGCATTCAACTTCCGCTTCTACTCCTTCGAGTATCCGGAGTGGGTGTGCACGTCGTTCAACGACCAGTTCATCGCCCTGGTGAATCCGGCTCCGCAGGGATCCATCAACGGCAACATCTGCTTCGATAGCCAGAACAACCCCGTCAGCGTGAACGTGGGCTTCTTCGACGTGTGTCAGGGCTGCCCCGCGGGCACGGCGGAGCTCCAAGGCACCGGCTTCGACACTTGGGACGATGCCGGCGCCACCGTATGGTTGGAGAGCCAGGCCCCGGTCACGGGGGGCCAGGAAGTGACCATCCGCTTCACGATCTGGGACACTGGCGACCAGGCGTGGGATTCCACCGCGCTGATCGACAACTTCCACTGGATTGCCAACGGCGGCACCGTGGCCGTCGGCACCAAGCCGATCCCCACCCCGCGCTGA
- a CDS encoding glycosyltransferase family 39 protein produces the protein MPAPGGFPYWTLGAGLAGAAVLAVSRSWIVGPRRSEPSERWQPKDALLLLVSIGVALVLRLLFLEARVVDNDEPVSLGLRGLSTWARETDARLHPPLPALLMALASHGTTDLVAARGVSALAGVATVALAFGVARRHGRFPAVFAAGLLAAMPAALHMSQLARGYALAALFVLAFHAALTRALATDAERWWLATTACAAAAVWSEYIAAVPVALDSLVVFMLVRRDARRAVGILTSTLGGALLCSPLVPFVRRFRGVGGGDHPGSGALLALGDAAALLSGAGPRLIGAFALLFALGLSRDRDGARRSAAIVGALALCMLGATFTAVRARYVLDVIPLVAVSFAVALTRAPPPLSVVAGSGLLLAHFGLLPAYFAGAPGEVEISTGIPTPRIVAALQHEPRVPVFVTPYWALAEPSWRLERNFPGPTARVDCPGVLCVHGPRRLLVGARRVPEVTSPMFVWQRGAQQKLPPECRLLLEEAGSSLWRCEPR, from the coding sequence GTGCCGGCGCCGGGCGGGTTTCCGTACTGGACGCTGGGAGCCGGCCTGGCCGGCGCCGCGGTGCTCGCCGTCTCCCGCAGCTGGATTGTCGGTCCGCGCCGCAGCGAGCCCTCGGAGCGCTGGCAGCCCAAAGACGCTCTGCTCTTGCTCGTCAGCATCGGCGTCGCGCTGGTGCTTCGCCTGCTCTTTCTCGAAGCGCGGGTGGTCGACAACGACGAGCCCGTGAGCCTTGGGCTGCGGGGACTTTCCACCTGGGCGCGGGAGACGGACGCGCGGCTGCACCCGCCGCTGCCCGCGCTGCTGATGGCGCTCGCGTCCCACGGCACGACGGATCTCGTCGCCGCGCGCGGGGTCTCCGCGCTCGCGGGCGTGGCGACCGTCGCGCTGGCCTTTGGCGTCGCCCGCCGGCACGGTCGCTTTCCCGCCGTCTTCGCCGCGGGGTTGCTCGCCGCGATGCCCGCCGCGCTGCACATGTCGCAGCTCGCTCGCGGCTACGCCCTCGCGGCGCTGTTCGTTCTCGCCTTCCACGCCGCGCTCACCCGCGCCCTCGCCACGGACGCCGAGCGCTGGTGGCTCGCGACCACCGCGTGCGCCGCCGCCGCGGTGTGGAGCGAGTACATCGCGGCCGTTCCCGTTGCCCTCGACTCCCTGGTCGTCTTCATGTTGGTCCGGCGCGATGCCCGTCGCGCCGTCGGCATCCTCACGTCCACGCTGGGCGGCGCGCTGCTCTGTTCCCCGCTGGTGCCCTTCGTGCGGCGCTTTCGCGGCGTGGGCGGCGGCGACCACCCGGGGTCCGGCGCACTCCTGGCCCTGGGCGACGCGGCGGCGCTGCTGTCCGGCGCGGGCCCGCGCCTGATCGGCGCGTTCGCGCTGCTCTTTGCGTTGGGGCTATCGCGCGATCGCGACGGCGCGCGGCGGAGCGCCGCGATCGTCGGCGCGCTGGCGCTCTGCATGCTGGGCGCCACCTTCACCGCCGTGCGCGCCCGCTACGTGCTCGACGTGATCCCCCTCGTCGCGGTCAGCTTTGCCGTCGCGCTCACCCGTGCACCCCCACCGCTTTCCGTCGTCGCGGGAAGCGGCCTGTTGCTGGCGCACTTCGGTCTGCTTCCGGCGTACTTTGCAGGGGCACCCGGCGAGGTCGAGATCTCGACGGGCATCCCCACGCCGCGCATCGTCGCCGCCCTACAACACGAACCACGGGTGCCCGTTTTCGTCACACCCTACTGGGCCCTTGCCGAGCCCAGCTGGCGCCTCGAAAGGAATTTTCCAGGGCCCACTGCAAGGGTCGACTGTCCCGGTGTGCTCTGCGTCCACGGCCCCCGGCGCTTGCTGGTCGGTGCTCGCCGCGTTCCGGAGGTGACGTCGCCCATGTTCGTCTGGCAACGCGGCGCGCAGCAGAAGCTCCCGCCCGAGTGCCGACTGCTCCTGGAAGAAGCGGGTAGCAGCTTGTGGCGCTGCGAGCCTCGATGA
- a CDS encoding chemotaxis protein, protein MTSLSQRQIVALVIVVGGAALAFLLGKGEAVAIIVTAIAGIGAVLFGAAGGESAGGLEQVSTGLKRVLEGKRPEPPAGATPELARVFDDMSELQANLVELSERDEIRGSAVDDSARSLNESLRGLTDGVAAQLDASEEAARTVKEMTSSLREIAQHVEVLAASAEESSSSILEMTATNDEVAENIVELASSVRESVASIEEMAFSIKEVAKNVDALSLTAEETSSSMNEMDVSIDQVQSNANETARLSEEVAQDAERGAEAILKTIGEIYRIKESSQEAVAVISNLGSRIDAIGQILNVIDEVAEQTNLLALNAAIIAAQAGEHGKGFAVVADEIKDLAERAGASTKEIADLIKTIQAESRNAIQAVERGAQNVDRGVEVSNEAERALKKILESSQKSTNMVRAIARATVEQAKGSKQVTDAIGRIAETVQQIAAATAQQARGSELIMKSSEKMRAISQQVERSSQEQARGGRQITQAIESISHMVNQLNAAHRQQSRGIEQALAAAARIEEAARRQDAALRELITNAEKLRKAVS, encoded by the coding sequence ATGACCAGTCTCTCTCAACGCCAGATCGTCGCCCTCGTCATCGTGGTCGGCGGCGCGGCGCTCGCGTTCTTGTTGGGGAAGGGCGAAGCCGTCGCGATCATCGTGACGGCGATCGCTGGAATCGGTGCCGTGCTCTTCGGTGCCGCCGGAGGCGAAAGCGCGGGCGGGTTGGAGCAGGTCTCCACGGGCCTGAAACGCGTGCTGGAGGGCAAACGCCCCGAGCCCCCGGCGGGGGCGACACCCGAGCTCGCTCGCGTGTTCGACGACATGTCGGAGCTGCAAGCCAATCTGGTGGAGCTCAGCGAGCGCGACGAGATTCGGGGATCCGCCGTGGACGACTCGGCGCGTTCCTTGAACGAGTCCCTTCGCGGACTGACGGACGGCGTGGCCGCCCAGCTGGACGCCAGCGAGGAAGCCGCGCGCACGGTCAAGGAGATGACCTCCTCCTTGCGCGAGATCGCACAGCACGTGGAAGTGCTGGCCGCCAGCGCAGAAGAGTCGAGCTCGTCCATTCTGGAGATGACCGCCACCAACGACGAGGTGGCGGAAAACATCGTGGAGCTGGCCTCGAGCGTGCGCGAAAGCGTCGCCAGCATCGAGGAAATGGCCTTCTCCATCAAGGAGGTCGCCAAGAACGTCGACGCCCTCTCGCTCACTGCCGAGGAAACCAGCTCGAGCATGAACGAGATGGACGTGTCCATCGACCAGGTGCAGTCGAACGCGAACGAGACCGCGCGCCTGTCGGAGGAGGTGGCCCAAGACGCCGAACGCGGCGCGGAAGCCATCCTCAAGACCATCGGCGAGATCTACCGCATCAAGGAGAGCAGCCAGGAGGCCGTGGCGGTCATCTCGAACCTCGGTTCACGTATCGATGCCATCGGCCAGATCTTGAACGTGATCGACGAGGTCGCCGAGCAGACCAATCTGCTGGCGCTGAACGCCGCCATCATCGCCGCCCAGGCCGGCGAGCACGGCAAGGGCTTCGCCGTCGTCGCCGACGAGATCAAGGATCTTGCCGAGCGCGCCGGCGCGAGCACCAAGGAAATCGCCGATCTCATCAAGACCATCCAGGCCGAGAGCCGCAACGCGATCCAGGCCGTGGAGCGCGGCGCTCAGAACGTGGATCGCGGCGTGGAGGTCTCCAACGAGGCCGAGCGCGCCCTGAAGAAGATTCTGGAGAGCTCGCAGAAGAGCACCAACATGGTGCGCGCCATCGCTCGCGCCACGGTGGAGCAGGCCAAGGGCAGCAAGCAGGTCACGGACGCCATCGGCCGCATCGCCGAAACGGTGCAGCAGATCGCCGCCGCTACCGCACAGCAAGCCCGCGGCTCCGAGCTGATCATGAAGAGCAGCGAGAAGATGCGCGCCATCAGCCAGCAGGTGGAACGCTCCAGTCAGGAGCAAGCACGCGGCGGCCGGCAGATCACGCAGGCGATCGAGAGCATCAGCCACATGGTCAACCAGCTGAACGCCGCCCACCGCCAGCAGTCCCGCGGCATCGAGCAGGCACTGGCTGCCGCCGCCCGCATCGAAGAGGCCGCACGCCGCCAGGACGCAGCGCTGCGCGAGCTCATCACCAACGCGGAGAAGCTGCGCAAGGCCGTGAGCTGA
- a CDS encoding GHKL domain-containing protein, with translation MTLAQRLLLAIGILTIATTAALGLAVREAWRSTEEQRFQEQGNLAIRRVQRAIREQVRDLPATVSPLCAHDPMVDSAIVGLKAHDLDSRRLSLSLRVPELMKALRLDELLLVTSSGEILGAGHAEELVGKRDPTLAQRMTSATDAARLRTTEPPLAVESWCVRRDTQNDKLWVGLYAARHLDPTLEDISATQGVRLSLSKPTGDDADMVAAMPLPEIGTTLFAAQSRVPLARALQRLDWTLGAIGAVTFLAAIAVAMLLSRGLARPIVGMAKQAREVVAGDPKPVVGRGGKELEEFAAAFNKSIADLVALRKRLAATERIAARREIARRVAHEIKNPLAPIRTAVETLRRLRARDDPAFDEYFDEATRTVLEEVARISNIVSEFTRFARLPPPDPAPMDMEETLRKVVGLHGSSGASLELSVSPCPAVNADKDQMVQVLTNLVQNAIDAASSRTEPKVWVTLTPTGADRVEIQVTDNGPGVAPEMRDRLFEPYATTKPHGTGLGLAIVQRIVIEHGGEISYSDAPGGGARFSVALPVSGPTLLSEAPVPSSR, from the coding sequence GTGACGCTCGCGCAGCGGCTGCTGCTGGCCATTGGCATCCTGACCATCGCGACCACGGCCGCCCTCGGCTTGGCGGTGCGGGAGGCGTGGCGCAGCACCGAGGAGCAGCGATTCCAAGAGCAGGGCAATCTGGCGATCCGGCGGGTACAGCGCGCCATCCGTGAGCAGGTCCGGGATCTGCCGGCAACGGTGAGCCCCCTATGCGCTCACGACCCGATGGTCGACAGCGCCATCGTCGGACTGAAGGCGCACGATCTGGACTCGCGACGCTTGTCCCTGAGCTTGCGCGTACCCGAGCTGATGAAGGCGCTGCGCTTGGACGAGCTTCTGTTGGTGACCAGCAGCGGCGAGATCCTGGGCGCGGGGCACGCCGAGGAGCTCGTGGGCAAGCGCGACCCGACGTTGGCGCAACGGATGACGAGCGCGACGGACGCCGCGCGGCTCCGCACCACGGAACCACCCCTGGCGGTGGAATCCTGGTGTGTCCGGCGAGACACCCAGAACGACAAACTGTGGGTGGGCCTGTACGCCGCGCGCCACCTGGATCCCACGCTGGAAGACATCTCCGCGACACAGGGCGTGCGCCTGTCGCTATCGAAGCCCACGGGGGACGACGCGGACATGGTCGCCGCCATGCCTTTGCCGGAAATCGGCACCACGCTGTTCGCCGCTCAGTCTCGGGTGCCGCTGGCGCGGGCACTCCAACGCCTCGATTGGACCCTCGGGGCCATCGGCGCCGTGACGTTCCTCGCCGCCATCGCCGTCGCCATGCTGCTTTCCCGCGGGCTCGCCCGTCCCATCGTCGGTATGGCGAAGCAGGCTCGCGAAGTCGTGGCAGGGGATCCCAAACCGGTGGTGGGCCGCGGCGGCAAGGAGCTCGAGGAGTTCGCCGCAGCCTTCAACAAGTCGATCGCCGACCTGGTCGCGCTTCGCAAACGTCTGGCAGCAACGGAACGCATCGCCGCCCGGCGCGAAATCGCCCGCCGCGTGGCGCACGAGATCAAGAATCCGCTCGCCCCCATCCGCACCGCCGTGGAAACGCTGCGTCGCTTGCGGGCGCGCGACGACCCCGCCTTCGACGAGTATTTCGACGAGGCCACCCGCACCGTGCTGGAAGAGGTCGCGCGCATCAGCAACATCGTGAGCGAGTTCACCCGCTTCGCCCGCCTTCCCCCACCGGACCCCGCGCCGATGGACATGGAAGAAACGCTGCGCAAGGTGGTGGGACTGCACGGCTCGAGCGGCGCAAGCCTGGAGCTGTCCGTGAGCCCGTGTCCCGCGGTGAACGCGGACAAGGACCAAATGGTGCAGGTGCTGACCAATCTCGTGCAGAACGCGATTGATGCGGCCAGCTCGCGGACCGAACCGAAGGTGTGGGTCACCCTCACGCCGACGGGGGCCGACCGCGTCGAGATCCAGGTGACGGACAACGGACCTGGTGTGGCGCCGGAAATGCGGGACCGCCTGTTCGAGCCCTACGCCACCACGAAGCCCCACGGCACGGGCCTGGGTCTCGCCATCGTGCAACGCATCGTGATCGAGCACGGCGGCGAGATCAGCTACTCCGATGCGCCCGGCGGCGGCGCGCGATTCAGCGTGGCGTTGCCCGTCTCGGGTCCCACGTTGCTCAGCGAAGCCCCCGTTCCGAGCTCGCGCTAA
- a CDS encoding protein kinase: MAAGDKKSFEESMTLVADDPTLTSERLRESGPTSEPASLAPPLGKLAERYELLALVGAGAMGSVYRARDAELDEVVALKMLKSELAGTPGVLERFRREVKLARRVAHPNVARMHDIGEHDGLKFLTMEFIEGQSLADLAAQRGALPVEVALELMRGICSGVAAAHAAGVVHRDLKPDNVMIAPGGRPVVTDFGIARADLASADGGTQHGLVIGTPAYMAPEQVEGRADIDARADVYALGVLLFELLTGELPFTGDSAYVVAARRLNEEPPDPRRFRTELPEALTQVIRKAMARRREDRFESVAAFAEGLTRVTPTQVLGAAPAPLPKAEPAERTVAVLPFRNAGTAEDAFVAEGLSEDLIDTLSMTRGLRVRPLGMVERLAGADPLSAGRELGVEVVVSGSVRRLGDALRISARVTTVADGFQLWAERFDRPASDALVVSDEVAQAIARALTVEAGTAPQRAAPTDPMAVELYLRGRAEARKAGLEPYRHAIRLFREAHERAPSDPTFLSAYARACIRGAFYGSGDGTDLVALAQELTEQALRLAPDNPDTLLLAANIRFTQADLIGTVLPLGRALSLSPGVAEAHELLGRMQVEVGPVDAGIAAFRRAHELDPMLDAVTVELARTLGLLGRWDEAERALDQLTAGSALLRVSTLARFALWGRDLQPVLDHAELLRSETVPGPAQFALATLEVLAGGVVPAEMKAGFENAAGLPGRPARYRVLIHQLGAELCATANDTDALFWLERAADSGLSDLLWLERAPSLRSMRKEPRYREVFARVADRALVVRSALQSVLG, from the coding sequence ATGGCAGCCGGCGACAAGAAAAGCTTCGAAGAGTCCATGACGCTGGTCGCGGACGACCCGACGCTGACCAGCGAGCGGCTGCGAGAGTCCGGGCCCACCTCGGAGCCCGCTTCCCTGGCTCCGCCTCTGGGCAAGCTGGCGGAGCGCTACGAGCTCCTGGCGCTGGTCGGGGCTGGCGCCATGGGCAGCGTGTACCGCGCCCGGGACGCGGAGCTCGACGAAGTCGTCGCGCTCAAGATGTTGAAGAGCGAGCTCGCGGGGACGCCCGGCGTGCTCGAACGGTTTCGCCGAGAAGTGAAGCTCGCGCGAAGGGTGGCCCACCCGAACGTCGCTCGCATGCACGACATCGGTGAGCACGACGGCCTCAAGTTCCTCACCATGGAGTTCATCGAGGGGCAGTCGCTGGCGGACCTGGCGGCGCAACGGGGCGCGTTGCCCGTGGAGGTCGCCCTCGAGCTCATGCGAGGCATCTGCTCCGGAGTGGCGGCGGCGCACGCGGCAGGGGTCGTGCACCGTGACCTGAAGCCGGACAACGTGATGATCGCTCCCGGGGGTCGCCCCGTGGTGACGGACTTCGGCATCGCACGGGCGGATCTGGCGTCAGCCGACGGTGGTACCCAGCACGGCTTGGTGATTGGGACGCCGGCGTACATGGCACCGGAGCAGGTGGAGGGTCGCGCCGACATCGACGCGCGCGCGGACGTGTACGCGCTCGGCGTGCTGCTGTTCGAGCTGCTCACCGGCGAGCTGCCGTTCACGGGGGATTCGGCGTACGTGGTGGCGGCGCGCCGGCTCAACGAGGAGCCGCCGGACCCGCGACGTTTCCGCACCGAGCTACCAGAGGCCCTGACCCAGGTGATTCGCAAGGCGATGGCTCGCCGGCGAGAGGACCGCTTCGAGTCCGTCGCGGCGTTCGCCGAAGGCTTGACCCGAGTCACCCCCACGCAGGTGCTGGGCGCGGCTCCCGCGCCGCTGCCCAAGGCCGAGCCGGCGGAGCGCACCGTGGCAGTGCTTCCGTTTCGCAACGCCGGAACGGCGGAGGACGCCTTCGTTGCCGAGGGGCTGAGCGAAGACCTGATCGACACGCTGAGCATGACGCGAGGTCTTCGCGTGAGGCCTCTGGGCATGGTGGAGCGACTGGCCGGCGCCGATCCGCTGTCGGCCGGTCGCGAGCTCGGGGTAGAGGTGGTGGTCAGCGGTTCCGTGCGACGACTGGGGGACGCGCTCAGGATCAGTGCGCGCGTGACGACCGTGGCGGACGGGTTTCAGCTGTGGGCCGAGCGTTTCGATCGTCCGGCTTCGGACGCATTGGTGGTCAGCGACGAAGTGGCGCAAGCCATCGCGCGGGCGCTCACCGTGGAGGCGGGCACCGCGCCTCAGCGCGCCGCGCCGACGGATCCCATGGCCGTGGAGCTCTATCTGCGGGGCCGTGCGGAAGCGCGCAAGGCGGGGCTCGAGCCCTACCGCCACGCGATTCGTCTGTTCCGCGAGGCCCACGAGCGCGCGCCCAGCGATCCCACGTTCCTCAGCGCCTACGCTCGTGCGTGCATCCGTGGCGCCTTCTACGGCAGCGGCGACGGCACGGATCTGGTCGCTCTGGCGCAGGAGCTCACCGAGCAGGCGCTGCGCCTGGCTCCGGACAACCCCGACACCCTGCTCCTGGCCGCCAACATCCGTTTCACCCAGGCGGATCTGATCGGGACGGTGCTGCCCCTCGGACGCGCGCTGTCCCTGTCGCCGGGCGTGGCGGAAGCGCACGAGCTGCTCGGTCGCATGCAGGTGGAAGTGGGGCCGGTGGATGCAGGCATCGCGGCGTTTCGGCGCGCCCACGAGCTCGACCCGATGCTCGACGCGGTGACGGTGGAGCTGGCGCGGACGCTCGGCCTGCTCGGACGCTGGGACGAGGCCGAACGCGCGCTGGATCAGCTGACCGCGGGCTCCGCCCTGCTTCGAGTGAGCACCTTGGCGCGCTTTGCCCTCTGGGGTCGCGATCTGCAGCCCGTGCTCGATCACGCCGAGCTCCTGCGCAGCGAGACCGTGCCGGGACCTGCGCAGTTCGCCCTGGCTACGCTGGAGGTGCTCGCGGGCGGAGTGGTTCCGGCGGAGATGAAGGCCGGCTTCGAGAACGCCGCGGGCCTACCTGGCCGTCCGGCGCGCTATCGCGTGCTCATCCATCAGCTGGGTGCCGAGCTGTGCGCCACGGCGAACGACACCGACGCGCTGTTTTGGTTGGAACGTGCCGCGGACAGCGGGCTGTCGGATCTTCTGTGGCTGGAGCGCGCGCCGTCGCTGCGCTCCATGCGGAAAGAGCCGCGCTACCGCGAGGTCTTCGCGCGCGTCGCCGATCGCGCCCTCGTCGTGCGGTCGGCGCTACAGAGCGTGCTGGGCTGA
- a CDS encoding MFS transporter: protein MTEQEPTLLSRALGVVTDVRPKEALTALLLTLNVFLLMTAYLAIKPVREGLILVMPSGPEYKSYMGGAIAITLLFAVPAYARFADRLPRNRLVVGVTLFFASHLVLFWLGSSIPAVRSRLGLLFYLWVGIFNMMVVAQFWSFANDLYDEEQGKRLFPLLGVGQTVGALAGNAIAAFLLEVLHLGVYQMLLFSAALLAASAFLTQVVHTRESHRKEGATEQDEDDTQEKKGIEKGAFRLVFKNRYLLLIAAFSVVFTFVNSNGEYMLGRLVKEHTSALVAAGDLAKASSKEYITTTFNRFYLYVGICTVVLQTLVVSRLIKHGGLKVAFFVLPFIALGDATAVVIAPVLAILFVGKIAENSTDYSVNNTVRNMLWLPTTRAMKYKAKQAIDTFFVRMGDVSSALLVFLGAGLSAWSVRHFASVDIALVALWLVLAVAILRENKKLHEKQSKPDT from the coding sequence ATGACGGAGCAAGAGCCCACGCTCCTGTCGCGCGCCCTGGGCGTCGTCACCGATGTTCGCCCCAAGGAGGCGCTCACCGCGCTGCTCCTCACGCTGAACGTGTTCCTGCTGATGACGGCCTACCTGGCGATCAAGCCGGTGCGAGAAGGCCTCATCTTGGTGATGCCCTCGGGCCCGGAATACAAGTCGTACATGGGTGGCGCGATCGCGATCACGTTGCTCTTCGCCGTGCCGGCCTACGCGCGCTTCGCCGATCGCCTGCCGCGCAATCGCCTGGTGGTCGGTGTCACGCTCTTCTTTGCCTCCCACTTGGTGTTGTTTTGGCTCGGAAGCTCGATCCCGGCCGTGCGATCGCGTCTCGGCCTGTTGTTCTATCTGTGGGTCGGCATCTTCAACATGATGGTCGTGGCGCAGTTCTGGAGCTTCGCCAACGACCTGTACGACGAAGAGCAAGGCAAACGGCTGTTCCCCCTGTTGGGCGTAGGCCAGACGGTGGGCGCCCTGGCCGGCAACGCCATCGCGGCCTTCTTGCTCGAGGTGCTGCACCTGGGCGTCTACCAGATGCTGCTCTTCAGCGCCGCGCTGCTGGCAGCATCCGCGTTCTTGACTCAGGTGGTGCACACGCGGGAATCGCACCGAAAGGAGGGCGCCACCGAGCAGGACGAAGACGACACCCAGGAGAAGAAGGGTATCGAGAAGGGCGCCTTTCGCCTGGTGTTCAAGAATCGCTATCTGCTTCTCATCGCTGCCTTCAGCGTGGTGTTCACGTTCGTGAACAGCAACGGCGAGTACATGTTGGGGCGCCTGGTGAAGGAACACACCAGCGCCCTCGTAGCCGCGGGAGATCTGGCGAAGGCGAGCTCCAAGGAGTACATCACCACAACGTTCAACCGCTTCTACCTGTACGTGGGCATCTGCACCGTGGTGCTGCAAACGCTCGTGGTGTCACGCCTGATCAAGCACGGCGGTCTCAAGGTGGCGTTCTTCGTGTTGCCCTTCATCGCCCTCGGGGACGCCACGGCCGTGGTCATCGCGCCCGTCTTGGCCATCCTGTTCGTCGGCAAGATCGCGGAGAACTCCACGGACTATTCGGTGAACAACACCGTTCGCAACATGCTGTGGCTGCCGACCACGCGAGCCATGAAGTACAAGGCGAAGCAGGCCATCGATACCTTCTTCGTGCGCATGGGGGACGTCAGCTCCGCGCTGCTCGTGTTCCTCGGCGCCGGGCTCTCCGCCTGGAGCGTGCGTCACTTCGCCAGTGTGGACATCGCCCTCGTCGCGCTGTGGCTGGTGCTCGCCGTGGCCATCCTGCGCGAGAACAAGAAGCTTCACGAGAAGCAGTCGAAGCCCGACACCTGA